The nucleotide sequence CCATTCCAGTTCCGAGGGCTCCTGCGTCGGTGTGTCCACCAACCCGCCGTCCAGCACCGGGCACGGTCCCGTCGGAGAATTCGGCTTCGGGACCCCTCCGGGCGGTGGCTTCGCGTCGTTCGCGGGAAGGGGGTCTCCCCCTGCGACGGGCACCTGCGATGCATCGCTCGGTTTCACCACCCCGGGATGGTCACCGGCAAGAATATCCGAGACAACCCAAAAGATGCAGAGGCCCAGGCATGCGAGAATGACCGCGGAAACAGCCGTCATCGAGCGTATCCGCCCCCCGAAGGGGGATGACGCGAAACCCCACGGCTCGGAAGCCTTCCCTGCGGACTTCGTTCTCGATCTCCCGAACAGCGGAACCACCCCGAAAGCGCGTAATTCGCTATACCACAACGATGCCGATGATGCCGGAAGCCGAGACTGCGACAATGCAGGCGATCAGCGGGGACAACAGCCCGGGAGCGAGGACCTCGCCGCCCTCCTTGTAGGCGATGGCAACCCGAACCGCACAGAAGAGGACGCCAGCCGCCGCCAGGCTGAAGACCACCCACGTGATGAATCCGAAGATCCGCGAGACGCCGCTGCTCAGCTCATTCGGAATATGCACGTCCTGCTTGTCCGGGACGTCACCACTGTTCGGACCGTTGGTGTCGACCGGACGCGGCAGCAGATGCGGAATGGCATCGAGCGCATTATTGACAGCATCTAGTATCACGTGAACCTCATATTCTGCCATGGAGCCTCGGTCCATGGTGGGGCGCCGACGCGGTATCCGGCTTGGATAAATGCGACAGGTCTCAGAGTTGGCCGTCGGATCCCCCGTATGTCCGTCAATCTGCCACCAACCGGCCCCCCGGAAACTCCGAAACCTTGACTCGGCAGGCACTTTGCCCCGATGGTTCATAAGAGTTTTCGTTGGCCATGATCGAACGGGACTGCGATGTCGCGTTTTTCCCCCACACCCGCCGTCGCCTCCACCGCGGAGGCTCGGAAACAAATCCCCGGAGCCATTCCTCGCGGGCGTTCCGCGCGGGTCGGCAGCCACGGCGTCTGCCGAATCCCCGGTGTTGTGCCCGGTCTCAGACTGCACGAGGCGCCGGACTCCTACGGCCGACCGTTCGCGTTCGTGTCGACCACGGCCGGCGGGCTCCACGCGATCGCCGTCGAGTACAGCGGCGACGGCGCTCCGGCGCCGGACGAGTCCGTCGAGGCCTGGGTCGCCCGCTGGGAACGTGTCGTGGCCGAGCTGCGCGCCTCACCCCTACAGGGCATCAGCGTGATGACCGAGTCGACCCGACCACACGTGCTGCGCTTCGTGCTGACCTACACCGACACCGAACCGTCGAACTCCGCCGCATCCAGCCGTCGACGCGGGCGAGCCAACGTATCCGAGATGGCAGTTCGGCTCGGCTCCCGGGTTCCGCGCATCTGCTCGCTGTTGGAGGCCGACGCGGGAGGCCGGGCCGCGCCGTTGTCGGCGCGGTCGATCACGTACGCCATCCGCGCGGTCTTCGACCCCTCGGTGGCCGACATGGTCGGGGAGATCGACGGCCGACCGGCCCCACGATGGCGCGATGTGGCACCGAAGACCGTACGCGAGGCGTGGGACCACGTCGTGCACGACCGGGCCGCGTCCGTCACATGGGTGATGACCGGGGTGCCGGAGTCCGAGCCCACGGATGCCTTTCTGAGTCCCGCGCCCAGGTGTGCGAACGCCCGCCTCCACGTCTTCTTCCGCCAACCGAGCAGCCCCACGACGCATCACGACAGGGTTGCCACGTCGTTCACCGCGTCCTCCGTCGGCGCGACCGATGACGGTGTCGCCGCCTTGGGAGAGTTGCCGAACCGTCTGTCACGGCCGGTGCGGTGGCGACTGCGCCGGGTCTTCGGCGGACAGGTGGCCGCGTTCGCGGCCGGTGCGGGCCTCGGGATGGCGGTGCCAGGGCAGTTGAAGCCCCCGCAGGCGGTCGGAGCGCGGCGATGAACACGACGACCACGACTCCGGTTGGGTCACCGTGAGTGCGACAACGCGGCGCCGGGGGCCCTACCCGCACACCGCTTCCCTGGTGATGATGATCATGTTGGTGATCGCCTTCATGATCGCGTGCATCCTCTGGGTCGGGGCATGGTTCGCCACCCTCGGCTCCCACGATGCGCCACCATCCCCGGTCATGCTCGCGGTGCGCCTCGTCGACGGACAGTACGCCTGGCCAGGTGCCACCGCGACGGCGGCGTCCGTGACCGCGGCGATCCTGGTGGCCCTGGTGGGCGCGGGCATCGCCTATCTCGTCTCGGCCGTCTCCGGCAAACGCGTCAAGGTCGATCGGGCCATCCCCTATCTGGCCTCGATCAAGGACCTCGCCCCCGCCACGGCCAAAGGCGTGGCTGAGACCGCGTCGCGGCTCGGGCTCGAAGGTCTCTCGCCTCCCGGGGTCCTGATCGGACGCACAGTCAGAAGCGGTCATTCGCTTTGGGGTTCGTGGGAGGACATGCACGTCGACATCTGGGGGCCGCGGACCGGGAAGACCGCGTGCCGCGCGGTTCCGAACATCGTGGCCGCTCCGGGTGCCGTCGTCGTCACATCCAACAAGCGCGACGTCGTCGACGCCACACGGGAAGTGCGCGCCGAGTACGGCGATGTGTGGATCTTCGACCCGCAAAAGCAGGCGGGTGCGGAACCGATCTGGTACTGGAATCCCCTGGAGTACGTCGGCAACAGCATCGTGCTCGCCATCAAGCTGGCTTCCCGCATGGCCTCGATCAACCGTCCCGGCCACGCACGCAGCGACGCCTACTTCGAACCCGCCGCGGAAGACCTGATCGCGAACCTT is from Yinghuangia sp. ASG 101 and encodes:
- a CDS encoding SCO6880 family protein, yielding MPGLRLHEAPDSYGRPFAFVSTTAGGLHAIAVEYSGDGAPAPDESVEAWVARWERVVAELRASPLQGISVMTESTRPHVLRFVLTYTDTEPSNSAASSRRRGRANVSEMAVRLGSRVPRICSLLEADAGGRAAPLSARSITYAIRAVFDPSVADMVGEIDGRPAPRWRDVAPKTVREAWDHVVHDRAASVTWVMTGVPESEPTDAFLSPAPRCANARLHVFFRQPSSPTTHHDRVATSFTASSVGATDDGVAALGELPNRLSRPVRWRLRRVFGGQVAAFAAGAGLGMAVPGQLKPPQAVGARR